CTGGCGCGATCAAAGCCGCAGGCGGCGATTCTATCGAAACCGAGGCAATGGCCAAAGGGCAGGTTATGCCGGGCGAGGCGATTTATACATCTGCCGGAAAACTCCCATTCAAATATATTATCCATGCCGCGACCATGGGACAGGATTTGCGAACCAATGATAAGCTGATACGACAGGCGACTGTGGCATCGCTTGTTCTGGCGGAAAAACTCAAAGTCGAATCAATCGCCTTTCCGGCCTTCGGAACCGGTGTGGGCGGTTTTCCCATACGGGCTTCCGCAAACATCATGATCAAAGCTGCACATGGATTTGAAGGGCTGGCGCAATCAGTCAAAGCAATTCAGTTTTGGTTGTTGGATGATGTTATGTACAAGATATTTTTGGATGCGAGTAAGAGGCTCAGCGAAGAATAAGTCGTGAGCGTATGCTTTATCAGACGAGTTGCGAGATGAGATTATAACTATATCTTCTGTTTCCTAAGATGATATCACCGTCCCCAACGCCTGCCCTCTGTGGCGGGTTCTTCGATATTAGTAGGTCAGGATCCCAGTGATCCTGACGCTTTCTCAGGTGCGCGACAGGGACGCCCGACTTGCCGCGTATGAGATAAGGTTGCAAGTCGCGCTTACTTCTTTTCTCTCAGAGGAACTCCCAAGTCACGAAGTGTCTTTTCTATTGTCTTCTGATACAATACATGGAGTACGGCCATTGGCCGTGTCAGACCAACATACAAAATCTCTTTGAGGTTGTGCGCGAGATCGTCGTCTAGTTCGCACAGGATGACAACCTTGCTTTCCAGCCCTTTGAAACGCTGTGCTGACATGCATAGCAGGTCGGAATCTTTCTGGCGCTCGGCGACTAATCGGAACGGGCCGATTTTATTCCCGTAGACCAAGGCCGTGCGCTTTTGCGACTTGGTGCCCAGCACAACAATATCCTTTCTCTCAAATTCCTGTTCGAAAAGTTGGGACAGTTTCAGCTCGATCAGAGCAAGCATTTCGCTGGAATCCGCGTAGGAGTCGAACCGCACCGCGGGCCCATCGACCCCACTGGGCTCGATATGATCGGGAAGATGGCAGGTGCGCTTGA
This genomic interval from Candidatus Zixiibacteriota bacterium contains the following:
- a CDS encoding macro domain-containing protein gives rise to the protein MPIAIEIKQGSLLSASTQAIVNAANNKFWMGSGVAGAIKAAGGDSIETEAMAKGQVMPGEAIYTSAGKLPFKYIIHAATMGQDLRTNDKLIRQATVASLVLAEKLKVESIAFPAFGTGVGGFPIRASANIMIKAAHGFEGLAQSVKAIQFWLLDDVMYKIFLDASKRLSEE